A section of the Effusibacillus lacus genome encodes:
- the rplF gene encoding 50S ribosomal protein L6, with the protein MSRIGKKPIAIPSGVEVKYDNGTLTVKGPKGTLTRDLHKEMIVKIEDNQITVERPSEEKLHRSLHGTTRTVINNMVEGVTKGFEKKLELVGVGYRAAKAGNKITLSLGFSHPVEVVPEQGIEIDVEGTNKLIIKGINKEQVGAVAAKIRSLREPEPYKGKGIKYENEVIRRKVGKTGKK; encoded by the coding sequence ATGTCTCGTATTGGAAAGAAACCGATCGCTATTCCAAGCGGCGTTGAAGTGAAATACGATAATGGGACCCTGACGGTCAAAGGCCCGAAAGGCACCCTGACTCGTGACCTGCATAAAGAAATGATCGTTAAGATTGAAGACAACCAGATTACGGTTGAACGACCGTCCGAAGAAAAGCTTCACCGCAGTCTGCACGGAACCACCCGTACCGTGATCAACAACATGGTCGAAGGGGTTACCAAAGGGTTTGAAAAGAAGCTGGAACTCGTGGGCGTTGGATATCGTGCTGCCAAAGCTGGCAACAAGATAACTTTGTCCCTGGGATTCTCCCATCCGGTTGAGGTTGTTCCGGAACAGGGCATTGAAATCGACGTGGAAGGCACCAACAAGTTGATCATCAAAGGGATCAACAAGGAACAAGTTGGAGCAGTTGCTGCGAAAATTCGTTCTCTGCGTGAACCGGAACCTTACAAGGGCAAAGGGATCAAGTATGAAAACGAAGTCATTCGTCGTAAAGTCGGTAAAACCGGTAAGAAATAA
- the rpsH gene encoding 30S ribosomal protein S8: MVMTDPIADMLTRIRNANMVGHEKVEIPGSNLKRQIAEILKREGFIRDAEFIPDNKQGVIRLFLKYGPNNERVITGLKRISKPGLRVYVQREQIPRVLGGLGIAIISTSKGLMTDKEARRAHVGGEVVCYVW; encoded by the coding sequence ATGGTGATGACTGATCCGATTGCAGACATGCTTACTCGTATTCGCAACGCGAATATGGTAGGTCACGAGAAAGTCGAAATTCCTGGATCGAATCTCAAGCGTCAAATCGCTGAAATTCTGAAGCGTGAAGGATTTATCCGCGACGCTGAGTTTATTCCCGATAACAAGCAGGGGGTTATCCGCCTGTTCCTCAAGTACGGTCCAAATAACGAACGTGTTATTACCGGCCTGAAGCGTATTTCGAAGCCAGGTCTTCGTGTCTACGTTCAGCGTGAACAGATTCCCAGAGTGCTCGGAGGATTGGGAATCGCGATTATTTCCACATCGAAAGGTCTTATGACCGATAAAGAAGCCCGCCGCGCACACGTGGGCGGCGAAGTGGTTTGCTACGTTTGGTAA
- a CDS encoding type Z 30S ribosomal protein S14 — translation MAKKSMIAKSQRKPKFSTRAYTRCRICGRPHSVLRKFGMCRICFRELAYKGQLPGVKKASW, via the coding sequence ATGGCTAAAAAGTCCATGATCGCCAAGTCCCAGCGGAAGCCTAAGTTCAGCACGCGCGCATACACGCGTTGTCGTATCTGCGGACGCCCGCATTCCGTTTTGCGGAAATTCGGCATGTGCCGGATTTGCTTCCGTGAACTGGCATACAAGGGACAATTGCCTGGCGTAAAGAAGGCCAGCTGGTAA
- the rplE gene encoding 50S ribosomal protein L5 has translation MARLAEQFTKNVIPALMQKFNYSNVMQVPKVEKIVVNVGLGEAIQNAKALDATVEDIQQITGQKPVITRAKKSIAGFKLREGMPIGVKVTLRGERMYHFMDKLFNVALPRVRDFRGVSPKAFDGRGNYTLGLKEQLIFPEIDYDKIDKVRGMDVVFVTTAKTDEEARELLAQLGMPFSQS, from the coding sequence TTGGCACGTTTGGCAGAACAGTTTACTAAAAATGTCATTCCTGCACTGATGCAGAAGTTCAATTACAGCAACGTGATGCAAGTTCCCAAAGTGGAAAAGATCGTAGTGAACGTAGGTCTCGGCGAAGCGATCCAAAACGCAAAAGCTTTGGATGCTACCGTTGAAGATATCCAGCAAATCACCGGTCAAAAACCGGTTATCACCCGTGCGAAGAAATCCATCGCCGGCTTCAAACTGCGTGAGGGCATGCCGATCGGCGTGAAAGTGACTCTCCGCGGTGAGCGTATGTATCACTTCATGGATAAGCTCTTTAACGTGGCTCTGCCGCGCGTTCGCGACTTCCGCGGAGTTTCTCCGAAAGCGTTCGATGGACGTGGCAATTACACGCTTGGCTTGAAAGAACAGTTGATCTTCCCGGAGATCGATTATGACAAGATCGACAAGGTCCGCGGTATGGACGTCGTATTTGTTACCACCGCAAAAACTGACGAAGAAGCACGTGAACTTCTCGCTCAGCTCGGAATGCCGTTCAGTCAGTCGTAA